A window of Oryza glaberrima chromosome 2, OglaRS2, whole genome shotgun sequence genomic DNA:
tgtgtatgaaagttttgatgtgatggaaaagttaaaagtttgaagcaaaagtttagaacttaaaaaaaaaaagcccaattAATCGAGAGCTCTGCCAGCCTAGGGCACAAACACTTGCGCTGTCATGGTGTGCCCTAGCCTACACCCTGCTACTGTAGGCTAGGGCGGCAGTGACTGGTCCACCAGTAGACGTCTTTGTCCATGTGACAGCTGTCTTGAGGTTTGCCACATAAGATTTCGTGGCGACGctgaagagagggggaggaactAGAAAGAATGGAGAGGTTGCatgtgtttgcttaatttgcacgTTGCATGCTCTGCTCTTTGCAAACAATTTTCACGATGTTGTTCGAGATAGGTTATTGcctatttgcattttttttacctaCATTGTAATCTTAAAAGAGTTTATGTAATAAGACAATAAAATGAAGTAAAAAAACAAGTAAGCGTACtctgcattattttttgatgaGTTACGCGAGGTCTCGATGATAAGGAAGGAAATCCGAAAGAGATGGGCAATGATATTAATACAATAACTTTTGTGACCGATAGCGAGTACGAAGATATAATTGAGACAGAATTAGTGATTGGCCGCAAAAGTTGCGTGCGTTGTCGGGAATAGCTCGATAGATTAGAGGAATTAATGAATAAAACAAAAGCATAGTACTACATGAAAAATTAGTACGGTGCAGTGTTTCGTTCCATGCGCGGTAGATAATTTATCCCAATATATCATTTTAGATACTGAAGTGCCAATATACCTATTGCTTGGTATTGTAAATGTCATGGAGCCCCATgatgaagagaaagaaaaaaaagtccattttactaCTTCCTCAAACTATTTTACTATAGCTTTTAAtcccctaaactattttttagcttattttACACCTTGAActattgaatatttttttatttttctatctgTATAAGTTGTATTTTGCGTTGGAATTGAGTAGGATGATGATAGGTGTATATATTACAACTTTATGTCTCATCATTTTTTTAGAATGTCATCACTGTTTACCTAGGTTAGGAGCACCTAGGATTGATTCAAATATAGAGATTATAAGGTTCAAATAAATAGCCATGAAAAATTGAACACATTTTTAGAATTTTGACAACAGTATCATCTACAAAATAATCAATTAAAATATAGCTTAtatgaagagagaaaagaaaagataaatattattaGGGAGTAGACCGAACTATTTTCAATAGCTCACGGTGTAAAatgagtaaaaaaataataattcagaGGGTTAAATAATCCAATAAAAAATAGTTTGAGTGAgtgaaatatatatttcttctgGTGAAAATAAGAATCCAtggaaattaattaatccaaACTATCGGAGAGAAGCCCTAACTAAGCATATACCACACATGCAGAGTCTTCTACCAAGACATTCCTCCATATGAATCAAAAATACATGCAAAAAATACGTATACATACAACTAGCAAGTACagcaaaattttcacaaaaagaTAACAGTGCCGAAACCCCTGGAACATACTCCTACATGCGCTGGACCGCTGAGATTAAACGGAATCTTTTCGTGCAAATTGTGGCCAATAGACCACCACATAGCCCCAACACAGGCTGCCCATCACATCGGATGTCCCCTGGGGCCCGGCCGCAGGGTGAGCGAGTGACTGACAGGGTCATTTTGTTTGCATTTGTGCGCGCGAGCTGTTCATTTTCGGTGGCGCCGGATCGGACGTAAAGCGCCCTTGCCTGTGGATTCCATCCCGTTGGATAATCCGGATTCCCTGTCATAGGACAGTTACCCGACAGGTCGGCATGGACTGATCTACTATTGGCTATCAGACGCTTGTTCATTGCCTTAGATCTGGTGTGGATTTAGGTGCGGTGTTTGAATAAATGGACTAATGATAAAATCCATCCTATAATTAAtctctattgagcctaattaatccataattagcctatgtgatgctacagtaagcatgtgctaattatgaattatttatgcttaaaaaatttctctcacgaattagctctcatttatgcaattagttttattattagcttatgtttaatatttctaattagtgtccaaacatcacCTTACTACCGACTCCGGTGTAGAGTTTTCTTGTGTGTACTGCATCCAATATACTGATATGTAATGAAGCGAATTGTATAAACTCGAAGGAAAAGTTGATTCATACAATAAACTCGAAGGAGTACTTATTTGGATCGCTTATTAgccaaaaaaatcatttgtgagtgaaaacttttatatacggtTTCTTAGCGACCCAAAAATAAACGTTGTAAAATAAATTACGAtgaaagtaaataaataaattaaaataaagttctaaaatttaagttttggCCTATATGAATAAGCACAAACGAAATAATGAGGCCCTAATTCATACTTCCCTCcaataacaaatatatgatgttCAACTTTTACTTACTTAGAAATATATtggtacacatatatatgtatttaaaagatatttttataacattataattttatcagattttacaaagtttttaaataaaaaatataatcaaggTTACACCACGAATACCGAAAGAAAAGTGAAGCAACATATATTTGTGACGGGAGAAAGCATATCGTTAATTTTTGACATGTTCTGTAACACAAGTAGAGGTGTATGTGGAGCGAGTTGTGGCTAGATGTCCCTCGTCCATATTATCCACCATGAGCGTCGGAGATGCTACAAAACCACTCTCGATTGACTGCTAGGTTATTTGTGGGTTTCAAACCCGCAAACCCATCAACCAGGATTGACGTCCGATGTGGAAGACTAAGCCACAATTCAGTAATTGCATTGAAAAAGCTGTTCAAATTGTGCTTCGCACACATCATGTGCTCTTGTGAACAAAAATGATTGTGTGAATTGCACatcgcttctcttctctccaaGGGATTTCAAGAGAAAGGACATCCTTTCCTCAGCTCACACCGGGAAGCCCCGTTTTCTTTGGTGGTGGCAAGTGTTCGATGGAGTTTTTGCCGCCTTGGTGAGATTTTATCCCCAAAATCCACTTGAATACATTCTTTATCATTGAGACATTCTATTCTTTTGTTTGGTCTTGCAGACAGAGGTGGTGTAAAATAACATGGCATGATCTTCTTACTCTATGACATGCTTGGTTAGGACTTTTGTGTTCTCTATGGCCTAGAACTACTCGAGCGAGACCATTTTGCATCGTATTGTGTCCCAACTAGGGAGAGAAGTCCTTCAACAGGCAGGTTAGAGTCGTGCAATAGACACATGGAATGGTGCCATTGCTAATTCTTGGCTAccatggccaccaccgccaTGGCCAACCATGTTCTTCCCCTCCACAAGCAACTAGTACGGAATAGCAGCTGAGAGGCGATGGGGGTTAGTCATTCCATCATCTCTCAATAGCAATCAAGATACCTGTTACTTCTCCTCGTCTAGGATGATGTGTTTTCCTTGTCTGGAGCAATAAGGTGCGAGGTGCGGCATCACTAGGTTGATGCAATTTGCTGCAATGAACTAAGTGGGTTTATATAAGCGGGCTGGTAGGTTAGTGAGCTAGCACAAACTAGTCCGGTAGGTTCCTGGCATGACTCGCGCCACTTACACCCCACACGTACAAAGCTAAATTAAATCCGCATATTGAGGGGAAAATCCAACGAAATACACAACTGAAATTGTTTCTTATTCTTTCATAtgcaacaaatatttttagttgtTTAAAGAGGTATCCACTATTAGCTCTTCTTTCCAATAACCGAATTCCTCCAAGTTGTATAGGGATTAAATTTGTCCGCGCGAAAATCCTATAAAGTTTAGAGATTCCAAAGAAGGCCTTTAGATGTTTTGAGAATCAAAAGGGAAACTTCTTCCTTCTATTCACCTGTTCCATGGAATTCTAATCCAATCACTTGATCTTTTTTGACAAACTTTGAGTGAAATAGTTTTCATGGTTTTGTTCGCAGAAGATCTTGGGCCGATGAGATAGCGAGTCTCCTCGGTGCCTTTGAGCCTTCAACCAGGCAACACAAGCTACAGTTTTCACCTTTCAGCGCAAAAAGATGAGATCATATCAGATCAGATGCCCCGGTTTCTTCTAGCTCCGTTCGTCTACCTCACCAGCCGTCCCTTCCCACCCACCGCTGCCACGCAGGGGCAATTCCGTCAATCCACCCACCCTGGGCGCCTATAAGAAGCCCCCTCTccatttcttcaaactttaGCTTCAGAGCCctccacaagaaaaaaatattataggaaataaaaaataatttcctGGTTAGAATAAacacatttttaaaaaaaccaagaaaagaTTTTCCTCTTCTGTTAcattccttcttccttctccggCCACCGGAGCCGTAGCCGAATTGTgcctcttctccggcgaggggagagggagagagggggtgtGAGTTTTGCTCCTTCCGGCGAGTGGTCTCCTCCCCGCGCGGCTGAGGAGATCTCTCGGGACATCGGGGTTGGGGCGGCGTGCATGATGGGGTTCTCGCTCACGCCGATGAAGATCTCCACGAGGCTTCTGTGGAGCACCAGCTTCTTCCGCCACAAgatcgccgccaccatcgcgtcctcctcctgcttCTTATAAGATCATCTTCTCCGCCACAGCAATCTGTAAATATATACACATCGAACGCGACAAGCGCGTTTGATTGATTGGAtttttctcccctctcctcacgACAAGTAATTAAGGCGCGCGATCTCGATCTCTAGCGTTGAGAACTTGATCCGCGATGGAGTCCGGCCGGCTCATCTTCAGCACGGCGGGCTCCGGCGCCGGGCAGATGCTCTTCTTGGActgcggcgctggcggcgctggcggcggcggcggcggcggcgtcggcggcggggccatGTTCCATCGAGGTATTAGTCTCATCTAAATCTGTTACTACCAAATTCACGGCGTGGCTCCGTGGCGCGCGATTTCTGTACTGATTGCGGTTGCGATGTGGGAGTGATGAAGGGGCGAGACCGGTGCTCGGCATGGAGGAAGGAGGGCGCGGCGTCAAGCGGCCCTTCTTCACCACccccgacgagctcctcgaAGAGGAGTACTACGACGAGCAGCTCCCGGAGAAGAAGCGGCGCCTCACGCCGGAGCAGGTAGAtactccagctagctagctaagctgtaaagatcggcggcgcgcggtgcTCTGTTCCCGAGTTGTGACGTGACGACTGGATCGATCGGCGTCGGCCTGTGTGTATGTAGGTGCATCTGCTGGAGAGGAGCTTCGAGGAGGAGAACAAGCTGGAGCCGGAACGGAAGACGGAGCTGGCGCGGAAGCTAGGGCTGCAGCCGCGGCAGGTCGCCGTGTGGTTCCAGAACCGCCGCGCGCGCTGGAAGACCAAGCAGCTCGAGCGCGACTTCGACCGCCTCAAGGCGTCGTTCGACGCCCTCCGCGCCGACCACGACGCCCTCCTCCAGGACAACCACCGCCTCCACTCTCAGGTGAGCTAGCTacgcccgccgcccgcgccaccgcccaACCGCGCGTACCCTCGATCCGATTTGGCCGGCCCCCTTGATTCTGACTGAATTCGTGGTCATCTTGTGCCGTCAGGTCATGTCGTTGACCGAGAAGCTGCAAGAGAAGGAGACGACGACCGAGGGCAGCGCCGGCGCGGCCGTTGACGTCCCGGGCTTGCCTGCGGCGGCCGACGTGAAGGTCGCCGTCCCGGACGCCGAGGAACCGGcgctggaggaggcggcggcggcgttcgaggagcagcaggagcagcaggtGAAGGCCGAGGACAGGCTGAGCACGggcagcggcgggagcgcgGTGGTGGACACGGACGCGCAACTGGTGGTCGGGTGCGGCCGGCAGCATCTCGCCGCCGTGGACAGCAGCGTGGAGTCGTACTTCCCGGGCGGCGACGAGTACCACGACTGCGTGATGGGCCCCATGGACCACGCCGCGGGGGGCATCCAgtcggaggaggacgacggcgccggcagcGACGAGGGCTGCAGCTActacgccgacgacgccggcgtccTCTTCGCCgaccacggccaccaccaccaccaccaacacgcggacgacgacgaggaggacggccAGCAGATCAGCTGCTGGTGGATGTGGAACTAGAttgctcgcgcgcgcgcgcgcgcgtcgtcgtgCATTCAATTCTCGTGTTAAAAAAATCGttctctttttcatttttccGCTTCTTTGTCTGTAATGTTGAGTTTCGATCGGCTATGAGAAGGAAGGAGGTGTATGCATGTGCATGGTATGGTAGGGTAACACATCGGTGAATCAAATCTGTCATGGTGATGTACGAGAATTGAAGAACATGGGGGTAGCAATAAGTGCATGGAGGCAAGTACTCTTTTCAATGGCACATACCAAATCATGTCGTCGAATTGAGATTTTTATTAGTCTTGAATTCTTCTTGAACATGTCGTctctgattactgtagcatatATGGTGGTTGATGATTGACGTACTCCGCCTCCGGTTGAACTGTAGTGTGACTAGGGAGAGCCGAGAGGCGATCATCCTCGTTTAAATCAAAAAGTTTCTGAAGCTTGAATTTTAAGCTGGATGCATATTTATATGTCTAGAAACTGTAGAACAAACATAACTGAAAGTCAGACCatctgaaatatatataattaagtgaTATTCCGGTTTTTGTGAAGTACAGTACATATCAGTCTTGGCATGTCACTGAGTATACCTTAATTAACGCTGAACAAACCACTCATGTACTCcagtttagggtgtgtttagttcacgccaaaattaaaagtttggttgaaattgaaacgatgtgacggaaaagttagaagtttctgtgtgtagaaaagttttgatgtgatgaaaaagttaaaagtttgaagaaaaagtttaaaactaaactcagacttcaaactttttcttcaaacttccaacttttccatcacatcaaaattttcctacacacataaacttttaaattttccatcacatcgttccaatttcaacgaaactttcaattttaacatgAACTAAACAGTGCatatgacggattaattaactAGTGATCGATTGGGACATGACGGTGCGCACTACTGCTAGCTATAGTAGAGTACGTACTGCGtagtactcactccgtcctCTTATctaatactccttccgtttcacaatgtaagtcattctagcatttcccacattcatattgatgttaatgaatttagataggtatatatgtatagattcattaacatcaatatgaatgtggaaaatgctaaaatgacttacattgtgaaac
This region includes:
- the LOC127763236 gene encoding homeobox-leucine zipper protein HOX16; this encodes MESGRLIFSTAGSGAGQMLFLDCGAGGAGGGGGGGVGGGAMFHRGARPVLGMEEGGRGVKRPFFTTPDELLEEEYYDEQLPEKKRRLTPEQVHLLERSFEEENKLEPERKTELARKLGLQPRQVAVWFQNRRARWKTKQLERDFDRLKASFDALRADHDALLQDNHRLHSQVMSLTEKLQEKETTTEGSAGAAVDVPGLPAAADVKVAVPDAEEPALEEAAAAFEEQQEQQVKAEDRLSTGSGGSAVVDTDAQLVVGCGRQHLAAVDSSVESYFPGGDEYHDCVMGPMDHAAGGIQSEEDDGAGSDEGCSYYADDAGVLFADHGHHHHHQHADDDEEDGQQISCWWMWN